GCATGGAGATCAAGAGCTCTTTTCGCGAGAAGAGCTGATCGAAAAATTCTCCTGGAAGAATGTCCAGACTTCTCCCGCTGTCTTCAACCCCGACAAGCTGTTGTGGCTCAATGCCGAGTACCTCAAGACCAATCCTCCGGAGCAGATCGCCCAGGCACTTGTGCCCCTATTGGAAGAGGCCGGTCTCAAGGATGAAGTTCGCGCTGTGTCCACTGAATGGCTTGCGCAACTGGTGGTCTTGGTGAAAGAGCGGACCAAGACGTTGGTTGAGATGGTTCATTGGGTAAAGCCCTACTTCGGCGAAGCGGTGTCGTTTGATGAGGAGGCGGCGAAGAAGTTTCTCACTGCGGCCCAGGCTCCGATGCTGCTCAGGTTGGTGGAACGCTTTGAGGCGTTGCCTGCCTTCTCCAAGCAGGAATGGGAAGAGGCGTTCAAAAAGTTGGTCGAGGAAGCGGGCATTAAAATGGGGCAGTTGGCCCAGCCTGTGCGAGTTGCCCTGACCGGCCGAACGGCAAGCCCGGGCCTGTTTGAAGTGATGGAGGTTCTCGGCCGGGAACGTACGTTGATTCGTTTGCGCAAAGCGATCGAGCAGGCTTCTAAATCCTGATGGGCTACTCAAGAATCGCGCTCGATCTTGACGCAATGGAGAGGCTTATATTACTGTGTGGACCGGTTGGGGGATCGTCTAGCGGTAGGACGTCAGTCTCTGGATCTGACTACCTAGGTTCGATTCCTAGTCCCCCAGCCAAAATCTTTTCCCTGCCTTGCTCTTCAGCTCGACGTCTCGGTTCCGTACCGCGCTGGGGGATCGTCTAGCGGTAGGACGCCAGCCTTTGGAGCTGGCTACCTAGGTTCGATTCCTAGTCCCCCAGCCAAATCCCCCTGTCACGAACTCTGCACGGTCTGCGCGCGTTTCTCATCCAATTCGGCCCAGCGGGCGTAGAGGCGCTCCACTTCAGCCTGCGCTGCCACCAAGGCTTCGCTCCGCGCCTGTAACTCTGCGGCATTCGACACCACCGCCGGATCCTGAAGGGCATCCTGGCAGTTCGCGACCAGCTCTTCGGCTTTCAGAATACTGTCTTCGATCGCGCCCCATTCCTTCTGTTCGCGATAGCTCAGTTTCTTGGGCTTGCGAATCGTGGTAGTTCCGGCCCCTTCGTCGGTCGTGGCGGACGCGGTGGTCTCCTTGTTCGCGCTCGTTTCCGACTCGGCGACCCGTTCTTGCGCGCTTTCCCATTGGGCGTAGTCGGCAAACCATTCAACGCGGCCGGTGCCGTCCAGAGCCAGCAGCATGGTTGAGACGCGATCCAGCAACCAGCGATCATGGGTGACCAGCACCAACGCCCCGGGAAATTCGAGCAAACTGTCTTCCAGCACATCGAGTGTTGGAATATCCAAATCATTGGTCGGTTCGTCGAGAATCAGTAGGTCTGCCGGTTGCAACATCAGTTGGGCAATCAGCAGCCGTGCCTGTTCGCCTCCGGAGAGTCGCGAGACCGGTAGGTCAAGCTGTTCAGGGCGAAAGAGAAAACGTTTCGCCCACGACGCCAGATGGACGGAGCGGCCTTGATAGATGACCGCATCACCGGTCGGGGCCAGTGCACGGCGGAGACTGGCAGCTTGGTCCAGCGACTCCCGGTGTTGTTCGAACGAGACGATGCGCAGCCCGTCGGCACGCATGATCGTGCCCGCATCAGGCTCCAGTGTGCCCGCCAGTAGGCGGAGGAGCGTGGTTTTGCCGCTGCCGTTGGGACCGAGGAGGCCGAGTCGCTGGCCGGGGCCGAGGAGCAGGTCAAGATTTGAGACGACCGGCCTGCCTTGAAAGCTTTTCGTGACCTGTTTCGCCACCAGAAGTTGTTTGGATTTTCGGCCGGAGGCGGCAAAGTCGATGCCGATGGTTGACTGCGCCGCGCGGGCCTCGACCTGGTCCAGTTCATCAATGAGTTTCCCCGCAGATTGAATCCGACCCTTGGCTTTGGTCGTGCGAGCCTTGGGGCCGCGCCGCAACCATTCCACTTCTCGCCGCACACGGTTGGCCAACGATGATTGATAGTCCGCCTGCGCCTGGAGCGCGGCATCCCGTTGTTCCAGAAAGTCGCTGTATCGACCTTTGGCTTCAAAGCGCCCTTCGGGATAACAACGATTGAGTTCCACCATGCGTGTGGCGATCGACTCTAAAAAGCGGCGGTCGTGACTGATGACGAGAAAGGCCTTGGCGCGATTCTTCAGCAGTCGCTCCAGCCAAAGAATGCCCTCGACATCCAAATGGTTGGTCGGCTCGTCCATGAGCAGCACATCCGGTTCGAGCAGCAACGCCTGGGTGATGGCCAATCGCTTGCGCCAGCCTCCGGAGAGGGTATCGATGCTCTGTTCCGGATCGGGAAAGGTGCCGATGCTCAGGGCTCGAGCGATCCGGCCCCCTTCTTCGTGAGGATCACGCCCTGCGTCGGTGAGGGTCTGTTGCAAGACTTGCTCGATGCTGAAGCCGGCGGGGAAACTCGGTTCCTGAGGGACATATCCGACCCGTGTATGGCCGCGCAGGGTGCGAGTGCCGTCATCCGGAGGCTCAAGCCCGGCCAGAATTTTCAGCAGCGTCGACTTGCCGGACCCGTTCGGGCCGATCAACCCGACATGGTCGCCCTCGAAGAGCGCCAGGGTCAGGTTGGCAAACAAGGCTCGCACGCCATAACTTTTACTGATCGATTCGCAGCTCAATAGAATGTTCGGGGCCATAACCCTGACGTACCTCTCTTGGGACGGTAAAGCCTGCAGTATACGGTGTGCGGGCGGTTCGGGGCTAGAAGGCAGCGCAGAATGGTCTTCCGCCGAGGCGCTCGAGAGTCTGGAGGCTGCATGGGGGGCGCGTTTCGGCTCCGGCGGTGGCGGTCAATGCGCAGTTTTTGCGCGGCCGGTGCGAAGACGATGCTGGAAGCAGCTTGGACAGAGATTGTAGCCGCCTTGTGATGACGTATGAAACGAGTCCATGTTCGTGGCGCCGCAATCGAAGCAGCGGACCCGGCTGACGATGGATCGCGGCAGGAGCGGTGCAGTGTCGATGCGCTGCAGCTCGTCGTGCAGCCGGCGAGTAGAGTGATATATGCTTGTGAGCAGCGCCTGTGCCGCGGGGACTGCCACGGGGATCGCCGCCTTGAGCATGGACAGGCGATCGTGGAATGAGGGGCTATTCGCCTGATACTCGTCGCGCTCTGGTCTCGTGCTCATCCTCTTGGCTCCTTCGGTCTGTGTTGGGCTCGATTGGTGAGACGGGATTTTCCTGCATCAATGGGGGCAGGCGCAAGGTTGCCGAAGTCTGGACTGCTCCCACCTTGAGTGGGGCTGAAGCGGACTTGGCGGGTGACTGGAAGGCGTCAGCGTGAGGGTTGGGATTTTTCGATCTTCGCCCAGGCGTCTTTGAGCGTGACGGTCCGGTTGAAGACCAACTTGGCGGGAGATGAGTCGGGATCGGCACAGAAGTAGCCGACGCGTTCGAACTGGACGCTGGTGCCGGGAGTGATCGAGGCCAGGCTGGGTTCCACTTTGCAAGCCGGCAGCCGTTCCAGCGAACGAGGATTCAGGTGTTGCGTCCAATCCTGATCGGCTGGGATCTTGGCCGGATCCGTGAGCATGAGACTTTCATAGAGCCGTATTTCCGCGTCGACGGCATGGCTGGCCGACACCCAGTGGATCGTGGCCTTCACTTTCCGTTGCGCCTGCGCTCCGCCGCTTTTCGTCTCGGGATCATAGGTGCAGCGGAGTTCGGTGACCTCCCCGGTGGCCGGGTCCTTCACGACGCCGACACAGGTGATGATGTAGGCATACCGCAATCGCACCTCGCGGCCTGGTGCAAGGCGAAAGAACTGCTTGGGCGGATCTTCTTTGAAATCTTCCTGGTCGATATAAAGCACGCGGGAGAAGGGTAACTGACGTGTGCCCGCGGACGGATCTTCAGGATTGTTGACGGCATCGAGCTGCTCGACCTGCCCCTCGGGATAATTCTCGATCACCAGGCGCAAGGGGCGCAGCACGGCCATCACACGGGGGGCGCGTTTATTCAAGTCTTCGCGGACAAAGTGCTCGAGCAGCTGCATCTCGACGATGGCATCCCGCTTTGCCACGCCGATCGCCTCGCAAAAGGCACGCAGCGCCTCAGGGGTGAAGCCGCGGCGGCGGAGTCCCTTGAGTGTCGGAAGGCGGGGATCATCCCAGCCGTTCACCAGTTTGCGTTCGACCAGGTCGAGCAATTTGCGTTTGCTCATGACCGTGAATGTCACGTTGAGCCGGGCGAACTCAATCTGCTGGGGACGCTGCGGAGTCTCGCATTGGGCAATCACCCAGTCGTACAG
The sequence above is drawn from the Nitrospira defluvii genome and encodes:
- a CDS encoding ABC-F family ATP-binding cassette domain-containing protein, whose translation is MAPNILLSCESISKSYGVRALFANLTLALFEGDHVGLIGPNGSGKSTLLKILAGLEPPDDGTRTLRGHTRVGYVPQEPSFPAGFSIEQVLQQTLTDAGRDPHEEGGRIARALSIGTFPDPEQSIDTLSGGWRKRLAITQALLLEPDVLLMDEPTNHLDVEGILWLERLLKNRAKAFLVISHDRRFLESIATRMVELNRCYPEGRFEAKGRYSDFLEQRDAALQAQADYQSSLANRVRREVEWLRRGPKARTTKAKGRIQSAGKLIDELDQVEARAAQSTIGIDFAASGRKSKQLLVAKQVTKSFQGRPVVSNLDLLLGPGQRLGLLGPNGSGKTTLLRLLAGTLEPDAGTIMRADGLRIVSFEQHRESLDQAASLRRALAPTGDAVIYQGRSVHLASWAKRFLFRPEQLDLPVSRLSGGEQARLLIAQLMLQPADLLILDEPTNDLDIPTLDVLEDSLLEFPGALVLVTHDRWLLDRVSTMLLALDGTGRVEWFADYAQWESAQERVAESETSANKETTASATTDEGAGTTTIRKPKKLSYREQKEWGAIEDSILKAEELVANCQDALQDPAVVSNAAELQARSEALVAAQAEVERLYARWAELDEKRAQTVQSS
- a CDS encoding glutamine--tRNA ligase/YqeY domain fusion protein, whose translation is MSTTPEPPTRSDFIREIVAADRAAGKHHGRVVTRFPPEPNGYLHIGHAKSICLNFGIANEQPGGVCHLRMDDTNPTTEDPEYVQAIQEDVRWLGFDWHDKMFFASDYFERLYEFAVGLIKKGLAYVDSLTADEMRRYRGTLTEPGQPSPHRTRSIDENLDLFSRMRAGEFPDGVHVLRAKIDMASPNINLRDPVLYRIRHVAHYRTGTTWCIYPAYDFAHPLSDAIEGITHSICTLEFEDHRPLYDWVIAQCETPQRPQQIEFARLNVTFTVMSKRKLLDLVERKLVNGWDDPRLPTLKGLRRRGFTPEALRAFCEAIGVAKRDAIVEMQLLEHFVREDLNKRAPRVMAVLRPLRLVIENYPEGQVEQLDAVNNPEDPSAGTRQLPFSRVLYIDQEDFKEDPPKQFFRLAPGREVRLRYAYIITCVGVVKDPATGEVTELRCTYDPETKSGGAQAQRKVKATIHWVSASHAVDAEIRLYESLMLTDPAKIPADQDWTQHLNPRSLERLPACKVEPSLASITPGTSVQFERVGYFCADPDSSPAKLVFNRTVTLKDAWAKIEKSQPSR